The Solirubrobacter pauli sequence CGACGGATGCACATGCACGCTTGGAATGATCGCGAGCGCGTTTCCTTCTGAAAGGGCTTCGATTGAGACCCGGGCGAAAGACAACAGGATCGGCCTCGACGAACAGATCCCAGTCGGAAAGGCGATCCTCTTGTCTGGGCCCAAGTGGCGGGGACGACTGCCCGCCACAAGGCGATCCATCAGCTTCGTTCAGACCTACGTCCGCGCGCGCCTCGACCGTGCTGCGGTTTTGCTTCGTACACCCGCTGAGAAAAACCCCAGCGAGCCTGACGAACCCCTAGACTGAAGGCCGGTGACGATGTTTGACCTGCAGAGCCTGGCCGACGCGATCGACCTCCGTAGGAGAGAACTAGGCTTCACGCTGGAACAAGTTGCCGAACAGGTCCACGCACCGGTCGAAGAGCTGCGGTCGCTGTCCGCCGGCGGGGACCCTCACATGGGCGTCGTCATGCGCACCATCCAGTGGACGGGTCTGGGGATCGAGGCTTTCCTCGATGAACCAGCGCCGCTGAACGCCGACTCTGCCGAGAAGGCTGAACGCGTCGCTGCTTTTCTGCGAGCGGACCGCGATCTGAAGCCGGAGAGCGCCGAGGCGATTGAATCGGTGCTGAAGGCAGCGTATGAGCGGTTCGCGACGTCGGCGCGATGAGCTGTCTCTTGAGTTTCGCCTGAACGTCGAGAAGCTCTCGACGACCTGGCGACGCGAGCTCGGTCTCACGCTGACGTGCGAGCTCGACACGTCCGCACTCGTAGATCGGCTCGGACTCCCGTTGTTGCCGCTGAGCGACCTCGCCCGCGAAGTGCCGAGGGCGGCTTATCACCTCTACGCGATCGACGGCAGCGCCTTCTCGGCTGCGGCTGTATGTCACGGTGCTCAGCCTCTGGGAATTGTGTTCAACGACGAACACGAGCCGGAGAGGCAGCGAGCGGACGTCGCACACGAGTGCGCGCATCTGATCCTGGGTCATCAGCCGACTGCGGTGTTCGACGGTTTCGGACGACGCCAGTACCCAGAACGGCTTGAGGCTGAAGCCTCGTGGTTCGGCCCAACACTCCTCGTACCCCGAAATGGCCTCGTATCGGTCCTGCGAGATGACCCGCGCCTCGAAGCTGCTGCTAGGCATTTCAACGTAAGCGTCCCGCTGGCGCGTTTCGTCTACAACACACGAGGGTGCAAGCGCCTCGTGCCGCTTGCTGCCTAGCAACCGCGGCTTAGCCCGAGCGAGCGCGCCGCTTTCCGTTCGGCAGCACAAGCGTTTCCGAACCGCAACGGTGTCGAGCGCGAGCGTGCGGCAGGCATCTGAACCACACGCGGCTTCCGCCGCGGGGGAGTCCCTCAAGCGATAGCAATTCGATTGCGCGCGACGCGCCGTCGTCGGGCTATCGATCGTGGGACCTCAAGCACCGACCGACGACTTCTTCCGGGAACTCGCTCGCGCACACGCCAGTCGCGGCCTCGACGACGTCGCTGCACCAGACGGAACGGCATTCCGCCAGCAGCGATCAGTCGCTGTGGGGCAAGCGCACAGCCCTCGTCGCGGCCATGCGAGAGAGCACCGGGCATGGCATTGGCGTGGCGCGGTAGCGCTACTGGTTGGCCTCGTCGCCACGGCCTCGGTACTTGCCGTAACTGCGCACCGCGGCACGGCATCGCAAGATGGCTTGAAGTCAGACGCCGCCGACCTGCTTCATCGCCCACCTGGCCGTGTAGAGACCAGTAGCGAGCCGCGAAGCGCTCGGGCACGACACAAGAACCACCAACGTGCTCGCTCGACCGGACGCTCGCGGCGCGTCGCACGCAGCGGCCGACGTAGTCACGCGCGCCGCGGAGAGCGTACGAAATCTAAGCGGCCTACCCGCGAGCGGGCCCTGCACAGCGCTCGCGTGGCTCCGCCGAGCCAAACCTCGGTAAGAGCGGCGCCGCCAACCCGTACTTCGGTCTCGTCGATGCCAGTGCCGCAGAGCCCCGTTCGCCAAGTCATCGACGAGTCATGTCTCGAGTTTCCGCCGTGCTGAACGGTTGGGCGGCTTCCGGAGGTTGCGATGAGCGTGTACACAGTTGAGCCGAAACGACGCGTTGCGGCCAAAGTCTGCGGTGTGCTGTTCGCAGCCGCCTTCCTGGTGAACGCACATGCGTTACGGGCTGCAGGCGTGACGGGGAGCGCGCCACCGAACGCCGGCGCCATCACGCAATTCGTTTCGGCGATCACCGACAATGCGCTCTGGCTGATCGGGACGATCGCGACTCTCGCGATCCTGCTGATCGGCGCGTTGTTCTTCTTCGGGCACTCGCGCGCGGGCGACTACGCGGCCAAGATTGCCATCGGCGCCGTCATCATCGTGTCGGCGCCAGGGATCGCCGCCTGAGCCGTGTCCGTGCGGGGCAGAGCAGCGAGCGCCGCCGCCCTCTCCGGTGGGTTGCTGCTGCTCGCCGCGATAGCTCCCGCGAGCGCACATGCCGCAGACCTGTTCCCCGTCGACGATTGGCTCGGGGACGGGATTAAGAAGGCCGGCGAGGTCGTTCTCGGTCCACTGAAGCTGGGTGTTGAGGAGATCGCGCGGCTGATCGCCACGGTGGTTGGCGCGCTCGCCGACCTGCTCGTG is a genomic window containing:
- a CDS encoding ImmA/IrrE family metallo-endopeptidase, giving the protein MSGSRRRRDELSLEFRLNVEKLSTTWRRELGLTLTCELDTSALVDRLGLPLLPLSDLAREVPRAAYHLYAIDGSAFSAAAVCHGAQPLGIVFNDEHEPERQRADVAHECAHLILGHQPTAVFDGFGRRQYPERLEAEASWFGPTLLVPRNGLVSVLRDDPRLEAAARHFNVSVPLARFVYNTRGCKRLVPLAA
- a CDS encoding TrbC/VirB2 family protein; translation: MLFAAAFLVNAHALRAAGVTGSAPPNAGAITQFVSAITDNALWLIGTIATLAILLIGALFFFGHSRAGDYAAKIAIGAVIIVSAPGIAA